ttcccatacaaatccttatattctcttatactgagcttggggtgcttGTGGTTGAACCAGTTGCTATGaggaacaaaagaaacttatCAGCAGCTtcctagctcagttggttagagtatTGTACTGGCATCGCGAAGTCAcaagttcaaaccccgttgaagtcctgaatttttgaggCTTCTCtaggcaattgctaaaattgcgttcatgactGCAAGGATCATATTATTGCCACTATCTTTATTGTCATAAAATGTAGAACACAGACTTTAGAGATCTGGGAATGAGGGTCTGCATTAATTGAACTGGACATTACTTCTCTTGGATTGTTAAGTAATACTGATCCATTGCAGAATCAAAGTGACTTACagattttgtttactttttgatGACAGAATTGCATCAGACTCTGCGCTTCATGATAGTGTTATGCGGGCAGAGGTGAAGCCAAAAGGTGAGGATTGTTATTTTCCAGCAGAGCTAGAGCAGCATTCCAGATAAGCTATGGGGTTTAATAAGAGGAATAAATATGAGCCTGGGGTAGACCAACACTCAAATTGGCTTAAACTGCCAGAGTATAATAGACCCTCTAACTATATCCAAGAACAGAATATCTTTATTTATGTGAAAAGAAACtattttgagcctccttaagtcaCAAGTTCACAAAATATGAGCCTGgagtaaagaaactgctgaaaatggtggAATGCTGTCATGCATGTAACATCACAACTAAATTATGTTACAACTtttatcttcagattgaaagaaatttCATGACAAAAAGCAAATCTCTTTCttcatttcctttattttagcaaaagtggTAACTggtaacccttttatttcataATGGTGAAGGTGAAAACAAGTTGCAGATTTCTGGTTATTTTAGTCACAAAAATTGTactggtcgcaatttcaagccctgcacTTTAACAGTTTGTGTTGGTAGTCACCAGTTGCTTGCTTGCACTTACATGGTGTGCTGAAAATTCTCATTTTCAAATTCAATATGGCAGACAACATAAGATGTTCAATTTATAGACCTATTTCCTGTCATCATAGTGAGATTTGCCTTTAAACACAGCCTCAAACAGGACATTTCTTTACCTCTTATAAGTCAGAAATCTTTTACCTGCTTTGAGAGAAATGGCCAATGTTGCAAAGGTAGTCTAAGAATTATGTTACGTAAGTCTCTTTGTCATATCTTCAAGTGTGACTATTAAAATAAGTCAACCAAACCTTGCCAGCCATTGCCTGCATATACATGCACAACTCAGATCCTGGGGACAATACCAGTGGCTGTGTGGATGTTATCGTAATCCATTACTTGTAGGTTTTACCTGGGTTTTGTCCTGTCTATGTGTCAGTGTCATGCTTAAAGATCTATTACAATTTTTCATGTTGGGGTGGTAGAAATTCGGTCAAGTTAAATTAACTAAATCTAGACAAAACAAACAGCCTTGACTCTGGTCATACAGTTAGTTGAACTTGGGATGCTTTTCAGGATCAATACAAAGAACTTTTTTTAGATTTGGATTGTGACTACAGGTTGTTCAACTTATGATTTGCCTCTTAtcatgaagaaaataaaaaatatatgagTACTGTGCAatagtaagttgacagtctctaCTCAGTCCTCATGAGAATTGAGTTGACGATCAAAACTCGCTTCATTCAAGCTTAACTCGATTCTCATTACTCCCCAAAATCACCAAAGTGGAACAGTGTCCGTTATTCATACCTGATCCAAGTTTTGAGAAAGTGGTTCACTCCTTGATTAAACAATAGGAACTGTTTGAGTCCTGTTTCAAAACatgactgcctcagaaaagtgGGCCGttcgactgatttatgaagggactgcttGCAGTCTATGCCATTTGCGAGTAAGAACATCTGTTGTTAGATTGAGTACCATCTATGTGAGTCACTCCTTAGAGGGGAAGAGGCAAAGGGGACATAATTTTTGAGTGGAAGTACAAAACTGTAGATGTTGTCAACCGTTTCTCCCATAAGCTTGGTTTTCCCATCGACCAGTATAGTTGTCTGGAATTACACCTGTAGAGTAAAATCTGCATGTCACTCTTACAAGAGAATGGGTGGAATTATCTGGGAACTCACTAAGGACATCTTGCTTGCATCACAATGCCATTGCCATGCCAATGTTTCCCATGAAGCAGTTGTGTCTCGCTTTTTCAGCCACGTTGAGATACATTTAAGTCAAATGTGTTTCGTACATCAGGTTATGATATtttttgttatcattattaccaTTAATTTATATTGCTTCTGATTTTAATAATATTACATAAGTTTTTAAGCAGTTTGCCTTTGAAACTTGGCAAGCAGCATTATCAAAGCATGGATTTTGCAGTTTTTCTAAAACTGTTTAGCATCACTGTTTATCTTGCCCATTGGATGAGATTAACATATCAATAATTGATATTATTcctctttttcagaaaaaatatttccatcTAATGAAATGAGAAAGGTGAGGCAGAGTAGGCTATTAGTGcttgaaacaaaaacacaaaaagagtTGACTCCTGTTTGTAAATGCTTGAATGAGCAGGCCTTGTAGACTGCCATTTAACAAAACGTAATTTTTGGGGGTGAAATAAATTTTTGCAATAGCAGGGGTGAACCTCTAACTTTTGTGAATGGTCCATTGTaactccaattttttttttcaaaaatgccaGATCTCACTTTACAGCTTAACAATTTTGTTATCCTTGTTTCTGGTTTTTGCATTTATGTGAAACCCTGTAAATCCTGTAATGAATAATATATAAATGTATGAATTGAGAAGAGTTTTAAAAGTAAATTGGATGCAATAAtcacaatttttaaaattgattcTTATTCAAGCTTATGCTCTTTCTTAAGAAAATCTCTctcatttacatgtaccagGCTCGCAGCCCATCAAGGCCAAAGTCGTGTGAAGTCCCTGGAATGTAAGATTGTCGCATTTgtgttttttcatttctttccttcCATGGGGATGATCTCCCTAACTTTGTTTTATTGTTCATTCCACTGTTCAAATAAATTGTGAAGTTGATATATcctaaaatgaaacaaaatattCCACATCAAAATATATTTAATGTATTAAGTGAAACTTCACAAAGGCTCCTTTGAccaagaaatctcttttaaagGAGGGGCATTGCCAAAAAACGGGTAGATAAGCCAGATATTTTTActataaaaataattttgtccaAAATTCAGGGTATTTCTTACCACATTTACTCGTGTATAAGTCAAGATTGTGTACCATTTCCCATGCCTAAAAAgtgatttttcttcatttctggCTAAAGAGCTGAAATTCAGATTGAtggaatacatgtacattgtaataaATTAATGTTTCTAAAAGTCAATGTCATATTTGTAAGAGTTCTTTTCAGTTGCAGTGGACAAAAAGAAACTAGATGAATTTTGTGACACAAGTATTTCAGTTTACTTGAggaagtttttttgtttttatttgagcCATGTTGAAAATGAAATCTTCCTATTTGAAATAATATTAACCTAGTGGACAAAAAGAACACCAAAGTGTTTCGAAATGTGGCTCGATACATGTAAATAACCCTCCAACTTGAGAAAAGTTTTACCATGTTACAAAGCTACTGAGATGGTGAAACAAACATCAGGGCACTCGAAGGCCTGCTCGCAGGCGGTAGATGTTGTCGCCAGAAATGGGTATCGTACACCTTATTGGAAGTGCATGGAATAGATGTGGGCGAGATAACGAAACGACTGTGAGGGGAGGGAGGAGAGGGTGACAAAAACTGCCTTCCGAAAACCAGCCTTTTCTTGGTAGCTGGCCACCTTTTGTTGAGCTTTGGGTTACAAGTCATGCTACAAtaatccaaaacaaaaggcatcatcttgaggctctgaggaataaactcgtacaaatccttatacatgtatttattccccagagccttgagatgatgtcttttgttttagactgaattttaatgGATCGAAAGTGGTACATTAACCAATAAAGTAAAAGACTGTAATAAAGCTGTCAATCACTTAAGTATGCAGTGTCTACTTAAAGAACTCTGAGAAAATATGAAGAGGTGTGGAATAACCCCTTACCTTCTTAAATGGCCACTGAATTATTTTACTGGTCACTGGGGAACCCTTTAGGGGCAAGTAGTTAAAATAGTGTGAAATCTGTAAGTCCTCTATGATTTATTACTGAGAAAGGTACCGTTAACAAATATTCTTGTTTTTAGGATGTACCCATCACCAGAGCAAATGACACCTACAGGTCCTAGCTTACAGATTGGCGCTGCCAATACTGGTGGCTCACTTCCTGACCTGACAAACCTGCACATCCCGTCTCCTCTCCCAACGCCCATCGACCCAGAAGAACAAGTGAATCAAGCATTGTCACCAACGCAGCCTTTTACAATGTCTCAAAGACAGAACCCTGTGGCTAGACGACATCACAGCAGTCAACAGCAATTCAGAAAATCCCCATATATGCCAGTAATGGATGCAAATCTCTCTCCTCTTGAAGACAGATTACAACAGTTCCAGCTGTATCCACAAGGGAATATTGGAAATAATGATTACAGTTCGCATGGTAATGCACCAATAACCACCAGTGCTTCACCAACATTATCTCCAACTTCTTCGGCGCCCATAACTCCTCTCTTTGGCAACATTCCAAATAGTCCAGTTTCTGTGCTTAATGCTGACTTCTATTTTAAACAACATCAACTGCAACAGCCATCACAGCAGCCAACTACCTTACAACAATCATTACAACAACAACTCGAACAAATTTCAATGCATCGACCAATGTCAAATTCATCTATGCAACTTCCCTTCCAAAGTTTGCTGTCACAAACACCGACAAGCATCCCACAAGGCATGCCCAGCTTAGCACATTTTTATGGTGGCACTTCACGGGTTCCTGATTTAATTGTGACTGAAATTGATGATGAGAGTCAAAAACCAGACTTTGCTAAAGATATAAGTACAGCCATGGCTCATATTGGTGGAGATGACCCAGAAGGGATATACTCAAATGAGGATCCTTTTCAAAAGGTTGTTCTTGATCCATTAGATGTGGAAGGCTTTCAAATGCTGTCTGGTCAAGAGCCTGAGCTCACAGATGCTGCCACTGAGGATCAATTCCGTTTGGATAGACTTGGGTAAGAACAACTTAGGTCTGGCCCTTTTGCAGTGTGTTCATTCGGCATTGAGGATTGCTAAATTTTTTTCTTAGTGGCTATTGTAGTTTCAACAGAGCTTTGTTCTCTCAAGTGATTCTCCTGTTACTTTATACTATCCTTCTGCTTGTTCAGCTTTTAATGAAAATTATACAGGTCATCTGTCCACAGGAAGACAGTGACAGTGCTGACCTAAATATTAAGTTACAAAATGCTGACTTTACGAACTCAGGTCCAGGCTAAAAgcaagtttaattttttttcccttatgCTTTTCACTCCCTCATTAATTGAACTGGAAAAATGCACACCATGTGATAACTTACAGTACAATCTGAGAAAATGAACTTAAGAGATATAGGGCCTGGTAATATCATGAAGATGCTAAGTAAGTGCATTGGGAGGTCAGACAAATATAGGGTCAAATAGATTACATTACAAGGAGAATTGTGTCTTGGCTTTTATATTCCATTGTCTCTCGTGTACACTTTGCAAAACAGTGGTTTGTCACCTGGTGGAAATAGGCCACTCGTGGTCGTTAAATGCACTGAAGTCTCTTGGCATATTGTGTTGGGAAGCCCTTTggttattttcatttaattgtatctccctttttgtttgtttttttactttgcagaaCTGCAAGATTACATTAAATGTTTCAAGTAATTACCCCTAGTCAAAGAGAGCGGCCATTATGTGTATATCCTTTACAAACTGCTGAAGAGTACTTCAAGTGAATACATTTACCTTCATATGTAAAGTTGCTGTACAAATGCAATAATTGCCAAGACTTGTTTTTATCCTGTGGGTAACTTATTTTTGAATGCATATttagtaattaattaattgcaaTGATATAATTGTAAATTAggttttagtattttactaaGGGTTACAAGTAAGAAGTGGAGACTGTTCTTTGAAACACACAACCCTTTTTATCcataaaagaaatattgttgttattatgtCATGTACTTGTACCATATAGTGTTGCTTTCTCTGTGTTGTAAATGACAGCAGATTTGTTTTGTAATAATGAATATAGCTTGTGTAGAGAGCATTTATGTACCAGCTCCAAAGTGACTTTTTTCTGCATTCTGGCCATATGAAAGTTGGGACCCAACTTTTGCATGTCCATGTTGCTGAAAAGATCACCTCACAGCTCTTTGCTGGTACAGGGATGCTTGCTAGGCAGGCCAAATAATAAGCAATTTTCAGTTTGTCTTTGTGTAACTACACGTACAGTAACTTCGACACGTGTTAGCATGTCCTCTTAAAGTATGACCAGGATTGCAAGCTCTTCCATTTTGATAAGCATCTATTTGTAATATATCCGtgtgtagtttctttcgttggcATACCTTCATTGGCAACATGGCCaaattttttttgcactaaGGTAATATCTTTTCTCCTGGATAAGTACAATATTTCCCTGCATTTTGGCCATAACATGTTTGTAAGGGGAAACTTAAAAATTTAATAGCCTTGCACCAGCATTTTAGTGTGCACAGCTGTTGTCAAAAGGGGCCCAAATGGGCTCATTAATTGTGTCAGTGTCTTCCCACACAATTAAGAATACAGATCCCCATTTATCATCATTTAAACATGGTAGACGAATGTGCAAAGTTCCATTGGAAATCTGTGGTATACCTTCTATTTGTAGGAAATTAATTACAATGTCAACTTACACCGTATACTTATTAAAAGTAATAGGATTCCAGTAAGAGGGAATGAACTGTTGACTTAAAAGTAAACTAGAGTGTAGAGTCAGTGATACAGTTCATTACATTTATATTAATAATCAAGTCATATCAAGTTTAGGAGAATAGGCAGGATACTCTTTCTGATATTTATCAAAGTAAGTGTGATCTCATCTGGTGTAATCCTGGTCATCCAAATTTTTATTGCTGATGTACAGACATGCAAAGAAGACTTTCTCTGTGTATAGATACTACGTAAGGAAACTATAATGTGTTGAGGTAACAAGGGTGATGATGGTTTCGTACTTTGAATGATCCATTTATTTAAAGGTTGTGTCTTAAGTGGAACCCCAGCAAATGTAAAAGTAGAATATTTTACACATCACAGATATTAGTACATCTATTCCAGTGATTTGACAAACAAGAAGCCTCACCGTTTATGTAATGGGTGACTTCAGTTGTAGATCACAAAATGTTTGCTATTTTTCGTTAAGGTTGACCACTAAGTTTTCTCTGTCTTAGATTAATTGAATTGATCACCTGACATGTGCTGATTGAGggcactttcgatatattaaaattcagctttagaggacaaagacaaagaaaagtggatgatatgctaatatctttcacattcattgcaacttgtttctatttttttttttatcctcaatacctcactatcaagctgaatattgatatttcgaaaatggcagGAAGTCGACgatatggcggccattttgaatcatATTGTTTCAGTAGCTGTTATGGGGTGCGCAGCGAGCAaatgcatattaatttgcccccggAGCATCCCATAGTATCTTTTCAAACAAAATagatcaaaatggctgccaaatcGTCAAAGTATTGAAAAGTAAAGTGGATCTGCTGTAAAtcctcctttttttcctttttgtttttctttttctgctgtTTACTCAGACCGTACACCAAAAAAATCGAACTTGATTAGCTCAAGATTCAATTGAGCAGGCTTGAAgcagaagaaaatttagtggaaaactgcaaaaaactaaaaaatctcAAATTGGCTTTTCGACTGCTCCGTGGATATTTGAGTGGGGTTGTACCTTACAAAAGAGACTTCGTGATTGGCTGTGACGAAAAGAAGTACGACAGTCCCAGCCAATCAAAGATAGTGTTTTAATAAATGTATGAACCTACTCGGGTGGAAATTGATGTCTTAAAATTTACATTACATCAAATCTCTAGAAGCTTAGGAAAGAAATCTGTATACAAAACACTCGTTTTGTTGTTTTATGCCAACCACTTGGACAAGTTAGCCCTTCGTTTGGACAACCGATGAGACTCTGTGACAAAGACAGTAATAATTTATTGCGACATTTTACAAAATCAGAGTCACCTGATCACAAGACTAAAATGGAAGCACGTCGTTTCGCCCGCAGCGATAACATATTCACCGAAATCCAGTTCGCCCGATACGCAGTATTGTAACAGAACTAAGTGCtaacaaaaattaaagtttaTCTCTGTACAGATAAATTGTGTTCCATAAAGTCATCTTATGGAATAGTCCGGACGAATGGACTTCCATTTCGGGCGAAGCGACCGATATCGTAATCTATTTAACGTCAATGAAaacgaaataattaatgtcagATTTCGCTTGTCCATAGCGGTCGTCTAGATAACTAAGACCAAATGTTTCGACCCCACATGTACAGGCTAACTCATTCTCGAAACTGTTGTTACGGTAGTAATATAGTATCAACCGGCTTTGAATATACGGTTATAATTCTTTTATGACACTGACAGTTGGAAAGGAATTCTGGGAAATGAATATTTTTGTATTTGCTCACCTGTCATATCCACGAGACCACCCATTCGCCGTTAGACAAAATTTTTAAACACAAgctaatttatttttcataagACCGGGCTATAAACGTGTAATAACACTCGCTAacaaataggccacttgcactaagaggtcatgtgacatcgtttttatgaaaatgaaagttacatgattttgccttcgaaacactattagtgggtcatctcttaaacaaaataatagtgatttggtttttcaaactcgcaccatttgcttaaaatgagaaagtccgtaactggtcacgtgaccaaaacttgattttttaaaattatgaattaccgctttctgacacaaattttgcacttgaacttcaaggaaattGTTGAatagatgatgtggtaacgtttatgacacatctgaactcaactatcaaacatttaacaagatataagcaaaaagtacttttggccgccatgttggagggcaagagtatgccctccaacatggcggccaagacaaatcatgctactttgttgaaaaatcaaagtaccataaaatatctcccttaaatgcgtttcctctcaaatttcgcgtgtaagacaatttttatgtgttctgtcaatttttggcaacagcaagattacaactcactgtttaagggaagcattggtcacgtgacctcttagtgcaagtggcctattagaCCAGTGTATGTCATGTAATGAGAATCATGTATTCAACGCTGGGTGATATTATATGATTATTTCATTGACATGTATTGGGTCGGTAAGAACCGTTCGGTTATCACACCAACCATTATCATAATTCCACTCTCGAGAATATATGCATAGGTTGGGGTACTGTTGTAGTTGAAGATATACCAAGAGAATTCTGTCCACATGATGTCGCTATCGTTTTATGAGTGTATTTGGCGCAATTTCCAGCTTGCAGAGAGCTTGCTAGTAAAAAGTCAACTGGAAGTTGGAAATTAAAATGAGATGTAATTAAAAAATGATTGTCAGACGCACTTTCGATTCTACAAGGCGTAATGTCGTGCAGGAGAAATAAATTTCCCGTAGAATGGAGCTGGAGGTCTCGAGCACACTCCTTTGATGACTCTAATGCTCTCAAATAACACTCCAAAACGAACTGTGCTGTGGGATACTTGAAAATAAGGAATAGGGACTTTGCAGGGCCATTGAAACCGAAgagaacaacaacttttaagaatcTCAACTGGCCGGAGACAACCCCGTCGCTGAGGAaagagaccctggttgcggctggtcatgTGGCTCCCAATATCTGGGAGCTTTGTGTGTTGGGGGAGGGGTGGCAGTGTGGGCCTTGTCATGATTCGGCACGCGTTTGATTTTTGTGGCCAGCTGACGACCATCGGAACGTTTCACGGAAAGGTTCGAACAAGGTGTTTCATGTACAACACATGGAATTTGACATGAAAATCTGACGGAACAGAAAATAAACTGGCGTCGTTCGTTGTGCTTGAAGAGCGTTGCCCGTGTGAATGTCCGAATTCAAACTTACTTGAAAAAGCTCAAGTAAGCAGTCGAATAACGAAGAATGCTTAATAGTTTTCGGAGAAAAGAGATTTTGTCGAGCAAGAAAACAAGTGAAGCGTTGATCCATGGGAAACTTGTTCGTCCATCGATCAGTCAGGTGTCGTGTTTATGTCACGTATACGTACCGCGTACACGGACCTTCATGtatatttgctattcatacgGGAGT
The sequence above is a segment of the Montipora foliosa isolate CH-2021 chromosome 2, ASM3666993v2, whole genome shotgun sequence genome. Coding sequences within it:
- the LOC137992790 gene encoding CREB-regulated transcription coactivator 3-like isoform X3, whose protein sequence is MASPRRFADKIAKLKQNQEAGTRAFEDIMRLPVSRLENALHNLDDLRHSGTDRIHHRRFGGSRPVPFNSNNRFGRGGIDTSPYGCHLSPPQHLDQWRERRIASDSALHDSVMRAEVKPKEKIFPSNEMRKARSPSRPKSCEVPGMMYPSPEQMTPTGPSLQIGAANTGGSLPDLTNLHIPSPLPTPIDPEEQVNQALSPTQPFTMSQRQNPVARRHHSSQQQFRKSPYMPVMDANLSPLEDRLQQFQLYPQGNIGNNDYSSHGNAPITTSASPTLSPTSSAPITPLFGNIPNSPVSVLNADFYFKQHQLQQPSQQPTTLQQSLQQQLEQISMHRPMSNSSMQLPFQSLLSQTPTSIPQGMPSLAHFYGGTSRVPDLIVTEIDDESQKPDFAKDISTAMAHIGGDDPEGIYSNEDPFQKVVLDPLDVEGFQMLSGQEPELTDAATEDQFRLDRLGTARLH
- the LOC137992790 gene encoding CREB-regulated transcription coactivator 3-like isoform X1, producing the protein MASPRRFADKIAKLKQNQEAGTRAFEDIMRLPVSRLETTRRPQHHQQIQSHYRGGSLPNVNFTLNAQKHLDLQNALHNLDDLRHSGTDRIHHRRFGGSRPVPFNSNNRFGRGGIDTSPYGCHLSPPQHLDQWRERRIASDSALHDSVMRAEVKPKEKIFPSNEMRKARSPSRPKSCEVPGMMYPSPEQMTPTGPSLQIGAANTGGSLPDLTNLHIPSPLPTPIDPEEQVNQALSPTQPFTMSQRQNPVARRHHSSQQQFRKSPYMPVMDANLSPLEDRLQQFQLYPQGNIGNNDYSSHGNAPITTSASPTLSPTSSAPITPLFGNIPNSPVSVLNADFYFKQHQLQQPSQQPTTLQQSLQQQLEQISMHRPMSNSSMQLPFQSLLSQTPTSIPQGMPSLAHFYGGTSRVPDLIVTEIDDESQKPDFAKDISTAMAHIGGDDPEGIYSNEDPFQKVVLDPLDVEGFQMLSGQEPELTDAATEDQFRLDRLGTARLH
- the LOC137992790 gene encoding CREB-regulated transcription coactivator 1-like isoform X2 produces the protein MANPRKFAEKIALHKQKQEEERRAFEQVMKEVSMLETTRRPQHHQQIQSHYRGGSLPNVNFTLNAQKHLDLQNALHNLDDLRHSGTDRIHHRRFGGSRPVPFNSNNRFGRGGIDTSPYGCHLSPPQHLDQWRERRIASDSALHDSVMRAEVKPKEKIFPSNEMRKARSPSRPKSCEVPGMMYPSPEQMTPTGPSLQIGAANTGGSLPDLTNLHIPSPLPTPIDPEEQVNQALSPTQPFTMSQRQNPVARRHHSSQQQFRKSPYMPVMDANLSPLEDRLQQFQLYPQGNIGNNDYSSHGNAPITTSASPTLSPTSSAPITPLFGNIPNSPVSVLNADFYFKQHQLQQPSQQPTTLQQSLQQQLEQISMHRPMSNSSMQLPFQSLLSQTPTSIPQGMPSLAHFYGGTSRVPDLIVTEIDDESQKPDFAKDISTAMAHIGGDDPEGIYSNEDPFQKVVLDPLDVEGFQMLSGQEPELTDAATEDQFRLDRLGTARLH